Genomic DNA from Streptomyces sp. AM 2-1-1:
GGAACGCGCCCTCGTCGCCCTCCAGGCCGTCCACACCCGCGTCGTCGCCGGAGGTCGGGTAACGCAGCACGAACCCGTCCTCGGTCGACAGCTCGCGCTGGATCGCCTCGATCGTGCCGATGACCCGCTTGTCGTCCGGCGGGAGGAAGCCCATCTGCGGGATGAGCAGCAGGGAGGCGTCCAGCTCCTTCGAACCGTAGGACTGGGTGAAGGTGTTGCGCTCGCGGTCGTAGCCCCGGTCGCAGACGTCGCGGTGGATGTCGTCGCGCAGTTCGCGCCACCGCTCCAGCGGCCCGTCCACGTCGCCCGACTCGATCAGCTTGATCGTCCGGTCGACCGCGACCCAGGCCATCACCTTGGAGTGCACGAAGTGCCGGCGCGGGCCGCGCACCTCCCAGATGCCCTCGTCCGGCTCGTACCAGTGGTTCTCCAGGTAGCTGATCAGCTTGAGCTGGAGCCCCATGGCGTAGTCGTTGCGGGCCAGGCCCGTCATGTGCGCCAGGTGGAGCGCCTCGGTGACCTCGCCGTACACGTCGAGCTGGAGCTGGTCGGCGGCGCCGTTGCCGACGCGGACCGGGCCGGAGTTCTCGTATCCGGGCAGCCAGTCCAGCTCCGCCTCACCGAGCTCCCGCTCGCCGGCGATGCCGTACATGATCTGCAGGTTCTCCGGGTCGCCCGCGACGGCCCGCAGCAGCCACTCGCGCCAGGCGCGGGCCTCCTCGCGGTAGCCGGTGCGCAGCAGCGAGGAGAGGGTGATCGCGGCGTCGCGGAGCCAGGTGTAGCGGTAGTCCCAGTTCCGTACGCCCCCGATCTCCTCGGGCAGCGAGGTGGTGGGCGCGGCGACGATGCCGCCGGTCGGCGCGTAGGTGAGCGCCTTCAAGGTGATGAGCGAACGGATCACGGCTTCCCGGTAGGGGCCGTGGTACGTGCACTGCGCGACCCACTCCTCCCAGAACCGCGCGGTCGCCTCCAGGGAGACCTCCGGTTCGGGCAGCGCGGGCGGCTCGTGGTGCGAGGGCTGCCAGCTGATCGTGAAGGCGATGCGGTCGCCGGGGGAGACGGTGAAGTCGGAGTAGGTGGTCAGGTCCTTGCCGTACGTATCCGCCGGCGTGTCCAGCCAGACCGAGTCCGGTCCCGCGACGGCGACGGTGCGGCTGTCCACCTTGTGCACCCAGGGGGTGATCCGGCCGTAGCTGAAACGCATCCGCAGGGAGGAGCGCATCGGCACCCGGCCGCTGACGCCCTCGACGATCCGGATGAGCTGGGGAGCGCCGTCGCGCGGCGGCATGAAGTCGATCACGCGTACGGTGCCGCGCGGCGTGTCCCACTCCGATTCCAGGATGAGGGAGTCGCCGCGGTAGCGCCGCCGGTCGGCGGCGGGCGGCTCACCGCCCCCGGTGCCCGCGTCCCCCTCGGGCCCCTCCGGCTCCAGCGGACCCAGGCGCCAGAAGCCGTGCTCCTCGGTACCCAGAAGTCCCGCGAAGATGGCGTGCGAATCGAAGCGTGGGAGGCAGAGCCAGTCGACCGTGCCGTCCCGGCAGACCAGCGCCGCTGTCTGCATGTCTCCGATGAGTGCGTAATCCTCGATGCGCCCGGCCACGTGCGTCTCCAGTCGAACGGCCATGTCGCCCCGCTCGGGGGCGCTTGCTACATGAAAAGGGAAGTGTTCCAGAAGGGGGCCGATGAGCCCTCGGGGCGGGGGGAGCGGGCGGGGATGACGCCGTCGCCGGCCGACCCGCTCGTCGGCGAGTGTCCGAGCAGGATACGACGCACCGATGTCATCCGCGCGACGGTCTCTGGATCATGTCGGCACCGATCGGGTGGGCCCCGGGACAGGTGGGGAGGAATCGTGACGCTCGTGCGGGGAGCGTGACCGGAAGCAGGCCGTCTTCGGCGCTGTTAGGCTGGTAGCCCGTGGACCGGTGGTCGTGCCCGAGAGCGGACGAGGCCCCCGAACCGCAGCGACGGCACCCCCGGAATCTCGGGTTCGGCAGCCGGTACGTACCCCAGATCCGCTACCACGGGAGCCCCCTCTTGGCTATGCAGCCCACATCCACGACGACCAAGCACATCTTCGTCACCGGGGGTGTCGCCTCCTCCCTCGGCAAGGGTCTGACTGCCTCCAGCCTGGGTGCGCTGCTCAAGGCGCGTGGCCTGCGCGTCACGATGCAGAAGCTCGACCCCTACCTCAACGTCGACCCGGGCACGATGAACCCGTTCCAGCACGGTGAGGTGTTCGTCACCAACGACGGCGCCGAGACCGACCTGGACATCGGTCACTACGAGCGCTTCCTCGACGTCGACCTCGACGGTTCCGCCAACGTCACGACCGGGCAGGTCTACTCCCAGGTCATCGCCAAGGAGCGGCGCGGCGAGTACCTCGGCGACACCGTCCAGGTCATCCCGCACATCACCAACGAGATCAAGTCCCGGATCCGCCGCATGGCGACCGGCGACGTCGACGTGGTCATCACCGAGGTCGGCGGCACGGTCGGCGACATCGAGTCGCTGCCCTTCCTGGAGACCGTCCGCCAGGTGCGGCACGAGGTCGGCCGGGACAACGTCTTCGTCGTGCACATCTCGCTGCTGCCCTACATCGGCCCCTCCGGCGAGCTGAAGACCAAGCCGACCCAGCACTCGGTGGCCGCGCTCCGCAACATCGGCATCCAGCCGGACGCCATCGTGCTGCGCGCCGACCGCGACGTCCCCACCGCCATCAAGCGCAAGATCTCGCTGATGTGCGACGTGGACGAGACCGCCGTCGTCGCCTGCGTCGACGCCAAGTCGATCTACGACATTCCCAAGGTGCTGCACACCGAGGGCCTGGACGCCTACGTCGTGCGCAAGCTCGACCTGCCGTTCCGCGACGTGGACTGGACCACCTGGGACGACCTGCTGGACCGCGTCCACAACCCCGACCACGAGGTCACCGTCGCCCTGGTCGGCAAGTACATCGACCTGCCGGACGCCTACCTCTCGGTCACCGAGGCCATCCGGGCCGGCGGTTTCGCGAACAAGGCCCGCGTCAAGGTCGAGTGGGTCACCTCCGACGACTGCAGGACCCCGGCCGGGGCCGCCCGTCACCTCGCCGGCGTGGACGCCATCTGCATCCCCGGCGGCTTCGGCGAGCGCGGTGTCGACGGCAAAGTCGGCGCCATCCAGTACGCCCGCGAGAACAAGGTGCCGCTGCTCGGCCTCTGCCTGGGCCTCCAGTGCATCGTGATCGAGGCGGCCCGCAACATCGCCGGCATCCCGGACGCCAACTCCACCGAGTTCGACGCCGCGACCTCGCACCCCGTCATCTCCACGATGGAGGAGCAGCTCGCGTACGTCGAGGGCGCCGGAGACCTCGGCGGCACCATGCGCCTGGGCCTCTACCCGGCGAAGCTCGCCGAGGGCTCCCTCGTCCGCGAGGCGTACGCCGGCGAGCCGTACGTCGAGGAGCGCCACCGTCACCGCTACGAGGTGAACAACGCCTACCGCACGGAGCTCGAGAAGAAGGCCGGACTGGTCTTCTCCGGCACCTCCCCGGACAACAAGCTCGTCGAGTACGTCGAGTACCCGCGCGAGGTCCACCCCTACCTCGTCGCCACCCAGGCCCACCCGGAGCTGCGCTCCCGGCCCACCCGCCCGCACCCGCTCTTCGCGGGTCTGGTGAAGGCGGCCGTCGCCCGCCGGGTCGCGGCCGGCGAATCGGGCCAGTAGGGCCGAGGCATTACCGTTGACCGGGGTATCCGTCCGCAGAGGGCGGGTGCCCCGGTTTTTCGTGACGGACGTGGGAGGACGCAGATGGGCATCCAGGACAGGGCCGAGGAATGGCGGGTCACCGCCACGGTGACGCCCTTCACCGGCAACAAGACCAGCGTCCGCACCGACGACGTCGTGATGCCCGACGGCACGGTCGTGGGGCGCGACTACCAGGTGCACCCCGGCTCGGTCGCGATCCTGGCGATCGACGAGGAGGATCAGGTCCTGGTCCTGCGTCAGTACCGCCACCCGGTGCGCCACAAGCTCTGGGAGATCCCGGCCGGGCTGCTCGACGTCCCCGGCGAGAACCCGCTGAGCGCCGCCCAGCGCGAGCTGTACGAGGAGGCGCACGTCAAGGCGGACGAGTGGCGGGTCCTGGCCGACGTCTTCACCAGCCCCGGCGGCTCCGACGAGGCCGTGCGCATCTTTTTGGCCCGCGGCCTCTCCGAGGCGGTCGGCGAGCGCTTCGCGGTCTCCGAGGAGGAGGCGGACATGGAACAGGCGCGGGTCCCGCTGGCGGAGCTGGTCCGGGGCGTCCTCGCCGGCGAACTGCACAACAGCTGCCTGGTGATGGGTGTACTGGCGCTGACCGCCGCCCGCGCCGGGGACGGCGAGCGGGCGTTGCGCCCGGCCGAGGCGCCCTGGCCGGCCCGCCCGTTCGAGGCGTGATCCAGGACGTTTGCGCCGACCACCGTCCGTCGGACGATCGTACGAATCACTGATCCGATCGGGGGACGTCTCCGCCCCGCTCCGCCCCGAACGGCGGTGCCGCTGAACTAGGCTCGAAAAGTCCCGCCGGAGCTCCGGCGGACACCGGGTGCGGCGGAACGGAGCGTGGCTCGTGACGGATCAGGCGGTGGACACCAGCGGTCCGGCCCGATCGCCCGGCACCGAGGAGCCCTCCGGTGCCACCCCATCCGAACTGCTCGGCCGTCAGCGCGAGTTGAAATCTCTTCAGGAGGACATCGAGCGGGCCGGACTGGACACCATCGCCGGCCGCAAGGCGTCCCGCGCCCGGGTCCTGCTCGTCGCCGGACGGCCCGGATCCGGGCGCAGCACCCTCGCCGCCGCCTTCGCGCACACGCTGGCCGGCACGGCCCCGGCCGCCGGCTCCGCGGGCCCGTTGCCGTGGGCCGCACCCGGGAGGGGGACCGGCGACTACCCGGACGGCGTCCTGCGCGTCTGCCTGACCGATCCCGGCGGCGCCCGGGTGCCCGCGGTCCGCACCGCTCGCGAGATCCTCGGCCTGCTCTCCCTCGCCTCCCCACCCGGCGCGGACGCCGACGAACTGACCGGGATGGTCCGTGAGGCCCTCGCCGTGCGCCGGCTGGTGCTGGTCCTCGACGACGCCGTGGACGCCGAGCAGGTCGACCCGCTCCTCCCCGACGGGCCCGGCGTCCTCGTGCTGGCCACCGCGACCGGCCCGCTGACCGGCGTCGCCGACGTCCGCCCCTGCACCATCGGGGGACTGGACACCGGCTCCGCCGTACGCCTCCTCGCCCGGGTGGTCGGACAGGTGCGGATCACCGTGGACCCCCTGACCGCCGAGACCCTGGTGGAGGAGTGCGGCGGCCTGCCCGCCGCCCTGCTGCTGGTCGCGGGATGGATCGCGGCCCGGCCGACCGCCTCCGTCGCCGACGCCACCGCGCACCTGCGGCGGACCCCCGAGGACACCGACCAGCCGGTGGACGCCCGCCCGCTGGCCCGCGCCTTGCGGATGGCCCACGACTCCCTGCTGGAGACCCCCGCCCGGATACTGCGCCTGCTCGCGCTCGCGCCCGCGGGGCTCGCCGACGCGCACACCGCCTCCGCGCTGGCCGGCTGCTCCGTCTCCGCGGCCCGCCGGACGCTGGACGACTTCGTCGCCCTCGGCCTGCTGCGCAAGGACGGTGCCGCCGAGCCCCTGTACGAGGTGCCCGGCTGCCTGGCGCCACTGCTGCGGGCCCTGCTGGAGGAGCGCGACCGCCCGGCCGAGACCGGACTGGCCCGGGCGCGGATGCTGGAACGCACCGTCCGGCTGCTGCACTCCTGCGGGGCCGTCACCGAGCCGGAGGGCTCCCCGGCCCGCCGCACGCTCGCCGGGCTGCCCAGGGCGCTGCGCTTCGCCGGTCCGGAGGAGGCCGCGCTCTGGCTGCGTGTCCGGCTCCCCTCGCTGGTGGCCGCCGCCCGGATGGCGGTGGCCGACGGCGAGCTCGACACCCTCGCCCGCCGCCTGATCGCCGCACTGGTACGGGCGCTCGCGGCGCACTGGGGCACGGAGGCGGCGGCGCCCGAGCTCTACGGACTCCACGGTCTGGTCCTCGACGTCGCGGAGCGCCGGGGGCTGGCCCGGGAACGCGCCGCCGCCCTGCTCAACCTCGCCGACCTCGACGCGGGAACCGGCCGCACCCGCGCCGCCCTGGCCCGCTACCGCGCAGCCCTCGACGCGGGGCGGGAGGCGAAGGACCTCTACGCCACCGGCCGCGCCATGGAATCCGTGGGAGGCGCCCACGCCGAACTGGGGGACTACCCGCGCGCTTCCGACTGGTACGGCCGGGCGCTCGCGCAGCGCCTCGCCCAGGGCGACCGGGAGGGCGAGGCCCGGCTGTACGGGCGTCTCGGAGCGGTGCACGCCTACGCCGGGCGGTACGGCGAGGCGCTGCGCAACTGGCGCGCCGCCGCCTCCGGCCACCGCAGGCTCGGTGACCTCCCCTCCCAGGCCCGGGCGCTCAGCGAGGCCGCGCGGGTCCAGGAGTACGCGGGCCGCCCGCACGATTCGCTGCGCACCTGCCGGGAGGCCGTCGACCTCGCCCGGCAGGCCGAGGACGTGCGGCTGCAGGCGGCGCTGGAGCTCCGGCTGGCCGACACCCTGGACCGGCTCGGGGACCCCGCGGCGGCGTCCCTGCACCGCGCGACGGCGCAGAGGCTGCTGGGAGAGGGGGGAGCAGCCGAAAAAACCTGCGAAACAAATGGCGTCCCGGTCGAAAGTTAGTTCTTTGCAAGGCTAGACAGAGGGAAGTCCTTCATTAGACTGGTTCCGCCGCACACCTCCGCGGCGCCTCCAGTGATGAGGTACAAGTCCGCGCGCATCCGTGCATGCCGGTGTTTCCCCACCGCGTCGTCCGTACGGGTGCCCGGCGTCCCTCCGAGCCAAGGACCGTGATCGACGTGAAGGTCGGCATCCCCCGCGAAGTCAAGAACAACGAGTTCCGGGTGGCGATCACGCCCGCCGGAGTCCACGAACTCGTCCGTCACGGCCACGAGGTGGCCGTCGAGCGGAACGCCGGCGCCGGCTCGTCCATCCCCGACGAGGAGTACGCCGCCGCGGGCGCACGGGTCCTGCCCACCGCCGACGAGGTCTGGGCCTTCGCCGACCTGCTGCTCAAGGTCAAGGAGCCGGTCGCCGAGGAGTACCACCGCCTGCGCAAGGGCCAGACCCTCTTCACCTACCTCCACCTCGCCGCCTCCCGCGCCTGCACCGACGCGCTGCTGGAGTCCGGCACCACGGCCATCGCGTACGAGACCGTCGAGACCGCCAACCGCGCGCTGCCGCTGCTCGCCCCCATGTCCGAGGTCGCGGGCAGGCTGGCCCCGCAGGTCGGCGCGTACCACCTGATGCGGTCGGCGGGCGGGCGCGGCGTCCTGCCCGGAGGTGTCCCCGGCACGGCCGCCGGCAGGGCGGTCGTCATCGGTGGCGGCGTCTCCGGCTGGAACGCGACGCAGATCGCCGTGGGACTCGGCTTCCATGTGACTCTGCTCGACAGGGACGTCCACAAACTCCGCGAGGCCGACAAAGTCTTCGGCACCCGGGTGCAGACGGTGGTCTCCAACGCCTTCGAACTGGAGAAGGCGGTCGTCGGGGCGGACCTCGTCGTCGGTGCCGTCCTCATCCCGGGCGCGAAGGCCCCGAAGCTGGTCACCAACGAGCTGGTCGCGAAAATGAAGCCCGGAAGTGTTCTTGTCGACATTGCGATCGACCAGGGCGGCTGCTTCGAGGACTCGCACCCGACCACCCACGCCGAACCGACCTTCACGGTCCACGACTCGGTGTTCTACTGCGTCGCGAACATGCCCGGTGCCGTCCCGAACACCTCCACCTACGCCCTCACCAACGCCACGCTTCCGTACATCGTCGAGCTGGCGAACCGGGGCTGGGTCGAGGCTCTGCGCCGCGACGCCGCCCTGGCCAAGGGCCTCAACACCCATGACGGACAGGTCGTTTACCGCGAGGTGGCGGAAGCGCACGACCTCCCGCACGTCGAGCTGAGCGCTCTCGTCGGCTGACGCGCGCCGACCCCGTCCCGTCAATCCCGCGCCTGCGGCCGGACCTTGTCGCCCGAGGTCCGGCCGCAGGCGCGATGGGCGTTCTGAGACCTATGGGCAACTCGCCTCTTCCATGAGCCTTTACCCGATTCGAACCCCCGCGAAATGCGCGCCTTGCTCCCTGTGCACCCTTGACAGGGGGGTGTTCGATTG
This window encodes:
- a CDS encoding tetratricopeptide repeat protein; its protein translation is MTDQAVDTSGPARSPGTEEPSGATPSELLGRQRELKSLQEDIERAGLDTIAGRKASRARVLLVAGRPGSGRSTLAAAFAHTLAGTAPAAGSAGPLPWAAPGRGTGDYPDGVLRVCLTDPGGARVPAVRTAREILGLLSLASPPGADADELTGMVREALAVRRLVLVLDDAVDAEQVDPLLPDGPGVLVLATATGPLTGVADVRPCTIGGLDTGSAVRLLARVVGQVRITVDPLTAETLVEECGGLPAALLLVAGWIAARPTASVADATAHLRRTPEDTDQPVDARPLARALRMAHDSLLETPARILRLLALAPAGLADAHTASALAGCSVSAARRTLDDFVALGLLRKDGAAEPLYEVPGCLAPLLRALLEERDRPAETGLARARMLERTVRLLHSCGAVTEPEGSPARRTLAGLPRALRFAGPEEAALWLRVRLPSLVAAARMAVADGELDTLARRLIAALVRALAAHWGTEAAAPELYGLHGLVLDVAERRGLARERAAALLNLADLDAGTGRTRAALARYRAALDAGREAKDLYATGRAMESVGGAHAELGDYPRASDWYGRALAQRLAQGDREGEARLYGRLGAVHAYAGRYGEALRNWRAAASGHRRLGDLPSQARALSEAARVQEYAGRPHDSLRTCREAVDLARQAEDVRLQAALELRLADTLDRLGDPAAASLHRATAQRLLGEGGAAEKTCETNGVPVES
- a CDS encoding CTP synthase, whose product is MQPTSTTTKHIFVTGGVASSLGKGLTASSLGALLKARGLRVTMQKLDPYLNVDPGTMNPFQHGEVFVTNDGAETDLDIGHYERFLDVDLDGSANVTTGQVYSQVIAKERRGEYLGDTVQVIPHITNEIKSRIRRMATGDVDVVITEVGGTVGDIESLPFLETVRQVRHEVGRDNVFVVHISLLPYIGPSGELKTKPTQHSVAALRNIGIQPDAIVLRADRDVPTAIKRKISLMCDVDETAVVACVDAKSIYDIPKVLHTEGLDAYVVRKLDLPFRDVDWTTWDDLLDRVHNPDHEVTVALVGKYIDLPDAYLSVTEAIRAGGFANKARVKVEWVTSDDCRTPAGAARHLAGVDAICIPGGFGERGVDGKVGAIQYARENKVPLLGLCLGLQCIVIEAARNIAGIPDANSTEFDAATSHPVISTMEEQLAYVEGAGDLGGTMRLGLYPAKLAEGSLVREAYAGEPYVEERHRHRYEVNNAYRTELEKKAGLVFSGTSPDNKLVEYVEYPREVHPYLVATQAHPELRSRPTRPHPLFAGLVKAAVARRVAAGESGQ
- the ald gene encoding alanine dehydrogenase; protein product: MKVGIPREVKNNEFRVAITPAGVHELVRHGHEVAVERNAGAGSSIPDEEYAAAGARVLPTADEVWAFADLLLKVKEPVAEEYHRLRKGQTLFTYLHLAASRACTDALLESGTTAIAYETVETANRALPLLAPMSEVAGRLAPQVGAYHLMRSAGGRGVLPGGVPGTAAGRAVVIGGGVSGWNATQIAVGLGFHVTLLDRDVHKLREADKVFGTRVQTVVSNAFELEKAVVGADLVVGAVLIPGAKAPKLVTNELVAKMKPGSVLVDIAIDQGGCFEDSHPTTHAEPTFTVHDSVFYCVANMPGAVPNTSTYALTNATLPYIVELANRGWVEALRRDAALAKGLNTHDGQVVYREVAEAHDLPHVELSALVG
- a CDS encoding glycoside hydrolase family 15 protein → MAVRLETHVAGRIEDYALIGDMQTAALVCRDGTVDWLCLPRFDSHAIFAGLLGTEEHGFWRLGPLEPEGPEGDAGTGGGEPPAADRRRYRGDSLILESEWDTPRGTVRVIDFMPPRDGAPQLIRIVEGVSGRVPMRSSLRMRFSYGRITPWVHKVDSRTVAVAGPDSVWLDTPADTYGKDLTTYSDFTVSPGDRIAFTISWQPSHHEPPALPEPEVSLEATARFWEEWVAQCTYHGPYREAVIRSLITLKALTYAPTGGIVAAPTTSLPEEIGGVRNWDYRYTWLRDAAITLSSLLRTGYREEARAWREWLLRAVAGDPENLQIMYGIAGERELGEAELDWLPGYENSGPVRVGNGAADQLQLDVYGEVTEALHLAHMTGLARNDYAMGLQLKLISYLENHWYEPDEGIWEVRGPRRHFVHSKVMAWVAVDRTIKLIESGDVDGPLERWRELRDDIHRDVCDRGYDRERNTFTQSYGSKELDASLLLIPQMGFLPPDDKRVIGTIEAIQRELSTEDGFVLRYPTSGDDAGVDGLEGDEGAFLACSFWLADDLAMIGRVDEARQLFEKLLSLRNDLGLLAEEWDSRLQRQVGNFPQAFSHVPLIDTALRLTASGAYAG
- a CDS encoding NUDIX hydrolase; the encoded protein is MGIQDRAEEWRVTATVTPFTGNKTSVRTDDVVMPDGTVVGRDYQVHPGSVAILAIDEEDQVLVLRQYRHPVRHKLWEIPAGLLDVPGENPLSAAQRELYEEAHVKADEWRVLADVFTSPGGSDEAVRIFLARGLSEAVGERFAVSEEEADMEQARVPLAELVRGVLAGELHNSCLVMGVLALTAARAGDGERALRPAEAPWPARPFEA